The Streptomyces europaeiscabiei genome window below encodes:
- a CDS encoding acyl-CoA dehydrogenase family protein — MRRTVFDADHEAFRTSVRAFVERELRPRQEEFIQQRAIDRDAWKAAGRQGLLGLLIPEQYGGSEAGDYRFTAVLHEEFARLSVAFASSFTIHCEVVAPYLVELTTEEQRERWLPRFCAGELVTAIGMTEPSAGSDLAALRTTAVRDGENWTLNGSKTFITNGFGADLVVVAARTSPEKGAKGITLFAVETDMPGFERGRKLDKVGQHEADTAELFFHDVRVPGANVIGEVDRGFIHMMERLPQERIGAAVLNLAHAAQILDETLEYAKERKAFGQSVGSFQYNKFRLAEMVTQIEVTQAFVDQCVAAHVTGRLSAVDAAKAKWWTAQVQNEVLDACVQLHGGYGYMNEYRVARAWQDARVTKIWAGSNEIMKELIGRDLGL, encoded by the coding sequence GTGCGCCGTACTGTCTTCGATGCCGACCACGAGGCCTTCCGGACCTCCGTCCGGGCATTCGTGGAGCGCGAGCTGCGACCGCGCCAGGAGGAGTTCATCCAGCAGCGTGCGATCGACCGCGACGCGTGGAAGGCCGCCGGGCGGCAAGGACTGCTCGGGCTGCTGATACCGGAGCAGTACGGCGGCAGCGAGGCGGGCGACTATCGCTTCACCGCGGTTCTGCACGAGGAATTCGCCAGGCTGTCGGTGGCGTTCGCCTCCTCGTTCACCATCCACTGCGAGGTCGTCGCCCCCTACCTGGTCGAGCTGACCACCGAGGAGCAGCGTGAGCGCTGGCTGCCGCGGTTCTGCGCGGGTGAACTGGTCACCGCGATCGGTATGACCGAGCCCTCGGCAGGTTCCGATCTTGCGGCCCTGCGGACCACGGCCGTGCGCGACGGCGAGAACTGGACCCTCAACGGCTCCAAGACCTTCATCACCAACGGCTTCGGCGCCGACCTTGTGGTCGTCGCAGCTCGCACCAGCCCGGAGAAGGGCGCCAAGGGCATCACGCTGTTCGCCGTGGAGACGGACATGCCCGGTTTCGAGCGCGGGCGCAAGCTGGACAAGGTCGGCCAGCACGAGGCCGACACCGCCGAGCTGTTCTTCCACGACGTGCGCGTCCCGGGCGCCAACGTCATCGGCGAAGTCGACCGCGGCTTCATCCACATGATGGAGCGGCTCCCGCAGGAGCGGATCGGTGCCGCCGTGCTCAACCTGGCCCACGCCGCGCAGATCCTGGACGAGACGCTGGAGTATGCGAAGGAGCGGAAGGCCTTCGGCCAGTCCGTCGGCTCCTTCCAGTACAACAAGTTCCGGCTGGCCGAGATGGTCACCCAGATCGAGGTGACCCAGGCCTTCGTCGACCAGTGCGTCGCGGCCCACGTCACGGGCCGGCTCTCGGCGGTGGACGCGGCCAAGGCCAAGTGGTGGACCGCCCAGGTGCAGAACGAGGTCCTCGACGCCTGCGTCCAACTGCACGGCGGGTACGGCTACATGAACGAATACCGGGTCGCTCGAGCCTGGCAGGACGCCCGCGTCACCAAGATCTGGGCCGGCTCGAACGAAATCATGAAGGAACTCATCGGCCGCGACCTCGGCCTGTAA
- a CDS encoding SDR family oxidoreductase — protein MGNLTFDFTGRTVIITGAARGIGLELGRHLRTSGADVVLVDRDGDELRAVAKELDALWVAADVTSSTEAERVVATALAETGRVDVLINNAGILRDGVLWKLTDDDWDAVLAVHAGGTFRFTRACVPHFRAQGYGRVVNVTSYSGLHGNIGQSNYATAKAGIIGFTRTAAKELARFGVTVNAISPNAETRMVSSVPAEKRAELTAGIPMGRFGDPSEMCAAVAFLASEEAGYITGAVLPVDGGLSI, from the coding sequence ATGGGCAACCTCACCTTCGACTTCACCGGCCGCACCGTGATCATCACCGGCGCAGCCCGCGGCATCGGCCTCGAACTCGGTCGCCACCTGCGCACTTCGGGCGCGGACGTGGTCCTGGTCGACCGAGACGGGGACGAACTCCGCGCGGTGGCGAAGGAGTTGGACGCTCTGTGGGTGGCCGCGGACGTCACCTCCAGCACTGAAGCGGAGCGTGTCGTCGCCACCGCGCTGGCCGAGACCGGCCGCGTCGACGTCCTGATCAACAACGCCGGGATCCTGCGCGACGGCGTCCTGTGGAAGCTCACCGACGACGACTGGGACGCCGTCCTGGCCGTCCACGCGGGCGGCACCTTCCGGTTCACCCGGGCGTGCGTCCCCCACTTCCGTGCACAGGGCTATGGCCGGGTCGTCAACGTCACCTCCTACTCCGGCCTGCACGGCAACATCGGCCAGTCCAACTACGCCACCGCCAAAGCCGGGATCATCGGCTTCACCCGCACCGCCGCCAAAGAGCTCGCCCGCTTCGGCGTCACCGTGAACGCCATCTCCCCCAACGCGGAGACCCGCATGGTCTCTTCCGTCCCCGCCGAGAAGCGCGCCGAGCTGACTGCCGGCATCCCGATGGGCCGCTTCGGCGACCCGAGCGAGATGTGCGCGGCTGTCGCCTTCCTTGCCTCCGAGGAGGCCGGCTACATCACCGGTGCCGTGCTGCCCGTCGACGGCGGCCTGTCCATCTGA
- a CDS encoding SDR family NAD(P)-dependent oxidoreductase — MNILDRFRLDDRVAIVTGASSGLGVAFAQALAEAGADVVLAARRTDRLADTARLVEAAGRRALCVKADVASPDDCHAVAAAAADFGHVGVLVNNAGVADAVPASRETPEHFRRIIDTNLMGAYWMARAAAQVMTGGGSIVNIASVLGLVNTGLPQAGYSSSKAGLLGLTRDLAAQWSHRKNIRVNALAPGYFASEMTARQDADNIDDIVRRIPLPRTGEPEELAAAVVFLASDASSYVTGTTLTVDGGLTIS, encoded by the coding sequence GTGAACATCCTCGACCGTTTCCGTCTCGACGACCGCGTCGCCATCGTCACCGGCGCTTCCTCCGGTCTTGGCGTCGCCTTCGCCCAGGCCCTCGCCGAAGCCGGGGCCGACGTCGTCCTGGCCGCCCGACGCACCGACCGGCTCGCCGACACCGCCCGCCTCGTCGAGGCCGCGGGCCGCCGCGCCCTGTGCGTCAAGGCCGACGTCGCCTCGCCCGACGACTGTCACGCGGTCGCGGCGGCCGCCGCGGACTTCGGCCACGTCGGCGTCCTGGTCAACAACGCCGGCGTGGCCGATGCGGTCCCTGCCAGCCGGGAGACACCGGAGCACTTCCGGCGCATCATCGACACCAACCTCATGGGTGCCTACTGGATGGCCCGGGCGGCAGCCCAGGTGATGACCGGCGGCGGCTCCATCGTCAACATCGCCAGCGTCCTCGGCCTGGTCAACACCGGCCTGCCGCAGGCCGGCTACTCCTCCTCCAAGGCGGGCCTGCTCGGTCTCACCCGCGACCTGGCCGCCCAGTGGAGCCACCGCAAGAACATCCGTGTCAACGCCCTCGCCCCCGGCTACTTCGCCTCCGAAATGACCGCCCGTCAGGACGCCGACAACATCGACGACATCGTCCGCCGCATCCCGCTTCCCCGCACCGGCGAACCCGAGGAACTCGCCGCCGCCGTGGTCTTCCTCGCCTCCGACGCCTCCAGCTACGTCACCGGCACCACCCTCACCGTCGACGGCGGCCTCACCATCAGCTGA
- a CDS encoding TetR family transcriptional regulator, which translates to MTTSATDDLWGEAGPGSRRILEAALTAFAARGYHGASTRDIAAAAGMSPSAVYAHHRTKEDLLYAISLAGHRSALAAVERALGEEVTAVGRLRALVHDYTAWHARHHQLARVVQYELGALAPDHRAEILRLRRRTEEVVLDEIAAGIASGAFRTEDPGGVALAVLSLGVDVSRWYAPGGHHTPVSLGRRYATLVLAMLGTDHRSATAG; encoded by the coding sequence GTGACAACCAGCGCAACCGACGACCTGTGGGGCGAGGCCGGCCCCGGCTCCCGGCGCATCCTGGAGGCGGCACTCACGGCCTTCGCCGCCCGCGGCTACCACGGAGCCTCCACCCGAGACATCGCCGCCGCCGCCGGGATGAGCCCGTCGGCCGTCTACGCACACCACCGCACGAAAGAAGACCTCCTCTACGCGATCAGCCTCGCCGGCCACCGCAGCGCACTGGCCGCAGTGGAACGCGCCCTGGGGGAGGAGGTGACGGCGGTCGGACGGCTACGGGCGCTGGTTCACGACTACACCGCCTGGCACGCCCGCCACCACCAGCTGGCCCGCGTCGTCCAGTACGAGCTCGGCGCACTCGCGCCGGACCACCGTGCTGAGATCCTCCGGCTCCGCCGCCGCACCGAGGAAGTGGTGCTCGACGAGATCGCGGCCGGCATCGCGTCAGGGGCGTTCCGCACCGAGGATCCGGGCGGTGTCGCGCTGGCGGTACTCTCCCTCGGCGTCGACGTCAGCCGGTGGTACGCCCCCGGCGGCCACCACACTCCCGTCAGCCTCGGCCGCCGCTACGCGACGCTGGTGCTGGCCATGCTGGGCACCGACCACCGGTCCGCGACCGCAGGTTGA